A part of Miscanthus floridulus cultivar M001 chromosome 6, ASM1932011v1, whole genome shotgun sequence genomic DNA contains:
- the LOC136461945 gene encoding putative pentatricopeptide repeat-containing protein At2g01510 has protein sequence MPPMRPFKPTAGARSIASRLAGATTPADARMVKAGSDPATYRLELHFNHLVSSGRLAAAGKVLDQMPEKNTLYLRSLNRLELHLNYLVSSGRLAAARKVLDQMPEKSTLYLRFLNRILWGCSRSYDLAAAKALFSAAARRNAKTWTIMMSMLPADGRGSDAVSLFRDMLREGEAPDDVTVTTVLNVPGCDVGTLHPVVTKLGFGASVVVCNTLLDAYCKQGFIAAARRVFLEMPHRDTITYNAMMMGCSREGLHGEALELFAAMRREGVDTSHFTFSSLLTVATGMVDLYLGRQIHGLFVRANPSRDVFVNNALLHFYSKSDSLGDLKQLFDEMPERDSVSYNVMISACSWNRCGGMALQLFRDMQTLGFDRRALPYASLLSVAGALPHIKIGRQIHAQLILRGLTSEDFVGNALIDMYSKCGMLDAAKTIFAYKSDKTAISWTALITGCVQNGQNEEALQLFCDMRRAGLSPDRATCSSITKSSSSLAVIGIGRQLHAYLTKSGHMPSVFSGSALLDMYAKCGCLDEAIRTFNEMPEKNSITWNAVISAYAQYGQAKNAIRMFDSMLHCGLCPDPVTFLSVLAACGHNGLAEECMKYFDLMRYYYSMSPWKEHYSCVIDTLGRAGCFDKIQKVLDEMPFEDDPIIWSSILHSCRIYGNQDLATVAAEKLFTMVPTDATAYVILSNIYAKAGNWEGAARVKKIMRDRGVKKESGNSWVEIKQKIYMFSSNDHTNPMIDEIKEELERLYEEMDKQGYEPDTSCALHMVDNKEKLESLKYHSERLAITFALINTPPGTPITVMKNLSACLDCHAAIKMISKIVNRDIIVRDSRRFHHFKDGFCSCGDYW, from the coding sequence ATGCCGCCCATGCGCCCATTCAAGCCCACCGCCGGCGCCCGCAGCATCGCCTCGCGCCTCGCCGGCGCCACCACGCCGGCGGACGCGCGCATGGTCAAGGCGGGCTCCGACCCAGCCACCTACCGCCTCGAACTCCACTTCAACCACCTCGTCTCCTCCGGCCGCCTCGCGGCCGCCGGCAAGGTGCTCGACCAGATGCCCGAGAAGAACACTCTCTATCTCAGATCACTCAACCGCCTCGAACTCCACCTCAACTACCTCGTCTCCTCCGGGCGCCTCGCGGCCGCACGCAAGGTGCTCGACCAGATGCCCGAGAAGAGCACCCTCTACCTCAGATTTCTCAACCGCATTCTTTGGGGATGCTCCAGGTCCTACGACCTCGCCGCCGCCAAGGCGCTATTCAGCGCCGCGGCTCGCCGCAACGCCAAAACCTGGACAATCATGATGAGCATGCTCCCCGCGGACGGCCGTGGCTCCGACGCCGTGTCGCTCTTCCGAGACATGCTCAGGGAGGGCGAGGCGCCCGATGACGTCACCGTCACCACCGTGCTCAACGTGCCTGGCTGCGATGTCGGGACACTCCATCCCGTGGTCACCAAGCTCGGCTTTGGCGCCAGTGTTGTCGTCTGTAACACGCTGCTAGACGCGTACTGCAAGCAAGgattcattgctgctgctcggAGAGTCTTCCTGGAGATGCCACACAGGGACACCATAACGTACAATGCCATGATGATGGGCTGCTCCAGGGAGGGGCTGCACGGGGAGGCACTAGAGCTATTTGCTGCTATGCGACGTGAGGGCGTTGACACCAGCCACTTCACGTTCTCAAGTTTGCTAACCGTGGCGACAGGTATGGTTGATCTCTACCTTGGGCGTCAGATCCATGGTCTCTTTGTCAGGGCCAACCCATCACGTGATGTCTTTGTCAACAATGCATTGCTTCATTTCTACTCCAAAAGTGACTCCCTTGGTGATCTGAAGCAGTTGTTTGATGAGATGCCAGAGCGGGACAGTGTTTCATATAATGTGATGATATCTGCCTGTTCTTGGAACCGATGTGGTGGCATGGCTTTGCAGTTGTTCAGGGATATGCAGACACTCGGCTTTGACAGGCGGGCCTTACCATATGCTAGCTTGCTCAGTGTAGCTGGGGCACTGCCTCACATTAAGATTGGGAGACAAATACATGCACAATTGATCCTTCGTGGCCTTACTTCAGAGGATTTCGTGGGAAATGCCCTGATTGACATGTACTCAAAATGCGGTATGCTAGATGCTGCAAAGACTATTTTTGCATACAAAAGTGACAAAACTGCCATTTCCTGGACCGCGTTGATAACTGGGTGTGTCCAGAATGGGCAGAATGAGGAAGCATTGCAACTATTCTGTGACATGAGAAGAGCTGGTCTAAGTCCTGACAGGGCGACATGTTCTAGCATCACGAAGTCTTCCTCAAGCCTGGCAGTGATTGGGATAGGAAGGCAATTGCATGCTTACCTCACAAAATCAGGCCACATGCCCAGCGTGTTCTCAGGTAGTGCCCTTCTTGATATGTATGCAAAATGTGGCTGTTTGGATGAAGCCATCAGAACATTTAATGAGATGCCCGAGAAGAATTCCATCACGTGGAATGCTGTAATTTCAGCATATGCGCAATATGGACAGGCAAAGAATGCCATCAGGATGTTTGACAGCATGCTTCACTGTGGTCTTTGTCCTGATCCAGTCACTTTCTTGAGTGTGCTAGCAGCCTGTGGTCACAATGGTCTTGCGGAAGAATGCATGAAATACTTTGACCTGATGAGATATTACTATAGCATGTCACCCTGGAAGGAACACTACTCTTGTGTTATTGATACCTTGGGTCGGGCAGGCTGTTTTGATAAAATTCAGAAAGTGTTAGATGAGATGCCATTTGAGGATGATCCAATAATATGGAGCTCCATTCTTCACTCGTGCAGGATCTATGGAAACCAGGATTTAGCTACAGTGGCTGCTGAAAAATTGTTCACTATGGTGCCCACAGACGCGACTGCCTATGTCATATTATCCAACATATATGCTAAAGCTGGTAATTGGGAAGGTGCTGCACGTGTGAAAAAGATTATGAGAGATAGAGGAGTTAAGAAAGAGTCGGGTAACAGTTGGGTTGAAATCAAGCAAAAGATCTACATGTTCTCTTCTAATGATCACACCAACCCAATGATAGATGAGATTAAAGAAGAGCTTGAGAGGTTGTACGAAGAGATGGATAAACAAGGCTATGAGCCCGATACTAGCTGTGCCTTGCATATGGTGGATAATAAGGAAAAGTTGGAGTCACTGAAATACCACAGTGAGAGATTGGCCATCACGTTTGCCTTGATTAATACCCCACCAGGGACACCAATTACGGTTATGAAGAACTTGAGTGCCTGCCTAGATTGTCATGCTGCCATCAAGATGATATCGAAGATTGTGAACAGAGACATTATCGTAAGAGACTCACGCAGGTTTCACCATTTCAAGGATGGGTTTTGCTCTTGCGGAGACTACTGGTAG